A window of the Henckelia pumila isolate YLH828 chromosome 3, ASM3356847v2, whole genome shotgun sequence genome harbors these coding sequences:
- the LOC140889296 gene encoding uncharacterized protein, with protein MEEEQEQEQLVYRSMMDLALPNIESSRPSIIRPTVAANYFEIKPAILQMIQNTLQFGGTVIDEPYVHLTNFLEICDTFKIQGVSDDAIRLRLFPFSLRDKAKAWLTNLPAGSIMTWDDLAKSFLTKYFPPSKSMKLRTDITTFSQGEQETFYEAWERYKDLLRRCPHHQLLDGLVVHTFYYGLSHSNRTMLDAAAGGNLLRKSSEDGYELIEERASSSYHPLSKRSAARKSNGIHQVDAFTSVAAQLEVMNKRIEELSIGNSVMRVQEVWCEKCGAEHFTKDCQTFSQPEVVMASHMGNQNRPRNDPFSNSYNPGWRQHPNFSWSGQNNKPYGNQNYGRQPQEGKSSLEQMIQQFISSTETRMQNQDASIKNLENQIGQLAKTISSRDQGTFPSDTEKNPKEQVKEIELRSGKTVEPAPQVEKEPELATSTRIAGKSSIPTLSPTSQAKFVVPPPFSAALKKAKLDSQFGKFLEVFKKLNINIPFVDALMQMPSYEKFLKEILSNKRKLEEHAMISLTENCSALVQNKIPLKQKDLGSFSIPCVINDIQFHKALCDLGASINLMPYFVFRKLSLGEPKSTRMSLQLADRSIKYPRGIIEDVLVKVDKFIFPVDFVVLDMEEDLDMPLILGRPFLVTGKALIDVQKGELLLRVGEEKISFDVFNALKFFQNNEECFQLDVVDSLLFDYVQDTFQEPLEAALIFEQVDILSDGIEEMTAYSNDNQSWRRGGKLKLEDLGDRKDLVLQKPSLEEPPTVELKLLPVHLKYMFLGENDKLPVIISSFLTGEMETD; from the coding sequence atggaagaagaacaagaacaaGAACAACTAGTTTACAGATCCATGATGGATCTCGCCTTACCAAACATCGAAAGTTCTAGACCAAGCATCATCAGGCCAACTGTAGCGGCAAATTACTTTGAGATAAAACCTGCTAttcttcaaatgattcagaacaCACTTCAATTTGGCGGGACTGTCATTGATGAACCCTATGTGCACCTCACAAATTTTCTGGAAATTTGTGATACATTCAAGATACAGGGAGTTTCTGATGACGCTATTCGTTTGCGTTTATTCCCTTTTTCACTACGAGATAAGGCGAAAGCATGGCTGACAAATTTACCTGCAGGTTCCATCATGACTTGGGATGATCTGGCGAAATCTTTCCTTACCAAATACTTTCCACCATCTAAGTCAATGAAACTAAGAACTGACATCACAACCTTTTCCCAAGGAGAACAGGAAACATTTTATGAAGCATGGGAGCGCTACAAAGATCTACTAAGGAGATGTCCACACCACCAATTACTAGACGGTCTTGTGGTACACACTTTTTATTATGGTCTTTCTCACTCTAATCGTaccatgttagatgcagctgcaGGTGGAAATTTACTGCGAAAATCGTCAGAGGATGGTTATGAATTAATTGAGGAAAGGGCATCTAGTAGCTATCACCCTTTATCTAAAAGGAGTGCAGCACGGAAATCTAATGGGATTCATCAGGTTGATGCATTCACATCAGTGGCCGCTCAACTTGAAGTCATGAACAAGAGAATTGAGGAACTGAGTATAGGAAACTCTGTGATGCGAGTTCAAGAAGTATGGTGTGAAAAATGTGGTGCAGAACATTTCACGAAAGACTGTCAAACATTTTCTCAACCAGAGGTAGTTATGGCAAGTCACATGGGGAATCAAAATCGCCCAAGGAATGACCCATTCTCGAACTCCTATAATCCAGGGTGGAGACAACATCCAAATTTCTCGTGGAGTGGACAGAACAATAAGCCATATGGGAATCAGAACTACGGCAGACAGCCTCAAGAAGGGAAATCGAGTTTAGAGCAGATGATACagcaattcatatcatctactGAAACCCGGATGCAGAATCAAGATGCTTCGATAAAGAATCTGGAGAATCAGATAGGGCAATTGGCCAAAACAATTTCCAGCAGAGATCAGGGTACCTTTCCGAGTGACACGGAGAAGAATCCGAAGGAGCAGGTAAAAGAAATTGAACTGAGGAGTGGGAAGACAGTAGAGCCTGCACCACAGGTCGAGAAAGAGCCAGAATTGGCTACATCAACAAGAATTGCAGGTAAGTCATCTATCCCTACACTTTCACCTACTTCACAAGCAAAATTTGTTGTGCCACCACCTTTTTCTGCAGCCCTGAAGAAGGCAAAACTAGATTCTCAGTTTGGAAAATTCCTAGAAGTattcaagaaattgaatatTAATATTCCCTTTGTCGATGCACTGATGCAAATGCCAAGTTATGAAAAGTTCTTGAAAGAGATCCTCTCCAACAAGAGGAAACTGGAGGAGCATGCAATGATTAGTCTGACTGAGAATTGCTCAGCACTGGTGCAAAATAAAATCCCATTAAAGCAAAAAGATCtagggagtttctctatcccttgTGTGATTAATGATATTCAATTTCATAAAGCTTTATGTGATTTGGGTGCTAGTATAAATCTAATGCCTTACTTTGTGTTCAGGAAATTGAGCTTGGGAGAACCAAAGTCCACCAGAATGTCGTTACAACTGGCAGACAGGTCCATCAAATATCCACGGGGGATAATCGAGGACGTGCTTGTTAAAGTggacaaattcatcttccccgTGGACTTCGTGGTGttagatatggaagaggatttgGACATGCCACTCATATTGGGTAGACCCTTCCTGGTGACAGGAAAGGCATTAATAGATGTCCAGAAGGGGGAGTTGCTGTTAAGAGTGGGAGAAGAGAAAATTTCGTTTGACGTTTTTaatgctttaaaattttttcagaATAATGAAGAATGTTTTCAACTGGATGTAGTGGACTCactgttatttgattatgtgcAGGATACTTTTCAGGAACCATTAGAAGCTGCACTTATCTTTGAGCAAGTGGACATTCTCAGTGATGGAATTGAAGAGATGACCGCATATTCGAATGACAACCAGT